TACGCCTAAAGTGACCGGTTTTGTCGGCTATGATAAAATGAATCCCCCGGCACTTCCCGAGAAGGAAGTGAATGATATAATCAACGCGATCCAGGAAGGCAAGGGAAAGATCAAACCGAAGATCAGGTTCGAAAAGGGCGACGGCATCAAGGTTACCGAGGGGCCGTTCACCAATTTTACCGGTAATGTCGAGGAGATAAAGCCGGAAAAAGGCAAAGTCAAAGTCCTTTTGAATATTTTCGGCAGAACGACACCGGTAGAACTTGATTTTATCCAGATAGAGAAAATGTGAAGGAGCATAAGAAATGGCAAAGAAAGTTATCGCATTGGTAAAACTCCAGCTACAGGCTGGTCAGGCGACCCCGTCGCCCCCTGTCGGTCCTGCACTCGGCCAGCATGGCGTTAATATCATGGAGTTCTGCAAGGCTTTCAATGAAAGGACCAAGAGCCAGGAGGGGACGATCATCCCGGCCCTGATCACGATATTTTCGGACAGGACCTTCACCTTTGTGACGAAGACGCCTCCGGCGTCATTTCTCATAAAGAAGGCAGCGAAGCTGGCAAAGGGCGCCCATGCCCCGAGGAAGGAAACGGTAGGTTCGATAACGAAGTCTTCAGTCCAGGAGATCGCACAGCTTAAGATGGTCGATCTCAACGCCAAGGACCTTGAAGGCGCTATGAAGATCATCGAAGGTTCGGTGAGAAGCATGGGTCTCGAGGTTGTCGAAGGGTGATATAAAGGGGCGCCTGGCACGTTCACGACAGCGTGTTGGCGTCTATCCAATGAAGAGGTGAACATAAAATGGCACTTGCAAAAAAATATGTCGAAGCGAGGACGAAGATCGATCGCGAAAAACGTTATGAAATCGACGAGGCAATGGAACTTTTGCCTCAGGTCTGCTACGCGAAGTTCGATGAGACCGTGGAGCTTGCACTGAGATTGGGAGTGGACCCCCGCCACGCTGATCAGATGGTCCGTGGCAGCGTCGCTCTTCCCAACGGGCTTGGTAAGTCGGTCCGGGTCCTGGTGTTTGCAAAGGGCGAAAAGGAAAAAGAGGCCCAGGATGCAGGCGCGGATACAGTCGGGGCCGAGGATCTGATCGAAAAGATCCAGAAGGGATGGATGGATTTCGATAAAGCCATCGCAACTCCCGATGTCATGGGAATGGTCAGTAAATTGGGAAAGATACTGGGGCCAAGGGGTCTTATGCCTAACCCCAAGGTTGGCACGGTGACATTCGATATCGCAAAAACCGTGAAGGAAATGAAGGCCGGCCGGGTCGAGTTCAGAGTAGACAAGGCAGGCAACCTCCATGTCCCCGTTGGAAAGATAAGTTTCGGGAAAGAGAAACTTCTTGAAAACCTCAAGTCACTCCTCGATGCGGTTATAAGGCTCAAACCGCCCACAAGCAAAGGAACGTATGTAAAGGGAATGGCGATCAGTACCACGATGAGCCCTGGTATAAAGATCGACCCTTCTTATGCGCGAAGCCTGACGAAATAGGGAAAGAGTCAGAGAAAGCAGGTGTGACGCTAATAGACAAGCGTCAGTAAACGAGCGCGGCCTGCCGAGACTTTTCGTTAGCATGGTCTCCCTGACTTTCCATACATATTCTACAGAAAGGAGGGAAAAAAACCATTGGAACGGCAAAAGAAAACAAAGGTTGTTGAGGAACTGGGATCAAGGCTGAAAGAGCTCGATTGCCTTTTCCTGGCGGACTACAGCGGTATGAATGTAGCGCAGGTGACGAAGCTCAGAAGAGAACTGCGAAATGTCGGCACCGAATTCACAGTTGTCAAGAACACTCTTCTGAGAATAGCGTCAAAGGGTACAAAAGCAGAAGCTCTTTACGACAAGTTTGATGGTCCCAACGCGATCATCTGCACCAACACGGACCCGATTGGCCCGGCGAAGGTCATTGCCGGCCTGGCTAAAGAGATGCCCAACCTGAAGATGAAGGCTGGATACATCGGCAACCGTGCGATCACGGCGGAAGAGATCCAGAAATTGGCGACGCTTCCGTCGAGAGAAGCATTGCTCGGCAAGTTCGTCGGTCTTCTCAAGGGCCAGCCGACGCGTCTCGTCTATGCATTGTCGGGAAATCTGAATAAGCTTATGCTCGTGCTTAATTCTATCAAGGCACAAAAAGAACAGGCATGAAGGAGGATCAAATAAGATGAGTATTTCACGGGAAGAAGTTATCCAGTTTATTGAAAATATGACCGTACTCGAACTCTCCGAGTTCGTCAAGGAGTTGGAAGACAAATTCGGCGTACAGGCAGCGATGCCCATGATGGCCGCAGGAATGGGCGCCGGAGCCGCAGCGGCTCCCGCCGCGGAGGCCGCGGAGGAGAAGACCGAATTCAACGTTACCCTCACGGGATACGAAGCAGAGAAGAAGATCCAGGTTATCAAAGTCGTCCGTGCCATCACGGGCCTCGGACTCAAGGAAGCAAAGGATCTGGTTGAAGGAGTGCCGAAAGCGGTTAAAGAAGCTGTCTCCAAAGACGAAGCTGCCAACATTAAGAAACAGCTTGAAGAAGTCAGCGGACAGGTTAAGGTTGATTAACAAGCAATTGTGCAGGAAACAGGGGTCCGGTATGGAAGCGGTAAGCCTCATACTGGATCCCTGTCTTCAGTTTCAACACCCAAATGAGGTGAGATAAATTTATGAAAGAAACCTTCCATAACAGGATATTCCGGAAGAATTACGGAAAGATCAAAGAGGTTCTCGAGATACCGAATCTCATCGAGATCCAGCTTGATTCTTACGAGAAGTTCTTGCAGAGAGACATTACGGCGGATAAGAGGGACACGATCGGTCTGCAGGCCGTTTTCAACAGCGTTTTCCCCATAAGGGATTCTCATGAGACGACAACCCTGGAGTTCGTGAAATACGATATGGGCGATCCCAAGAACTCTGAAGAAGAATGCATCGTAAGGGGTCTTACGTATGCCGCCCCCATGAAGGTCACCATCCGGCTCGTCGTGTGGAACATCGATGCCGATACAAAGGCGCGGGACATACGCGCCGTGAAGGAACAGGACGTCTATTTCGGGGAGATACCGCTCATGACGGAGCGGGGAACCTTTATCATAAATGGTACGGAGCGCGTCATCGTCAGCCAGCTTCACCGGTCGCCGGGGGTCTATTTCGACACGGATCAGAGCAAGACGACAATAGGCGGGAGCGTATCCTATACAGCCCGCGTCATACCCTATCGAGGTTCCTGGCTCGATTTTGAATTCGACCACAAGGAACTCGTTTATGTCAGGATCGACAAGAAAAAGAAGATACCCGTAACCCTCTTTCTCAAGGCACTTGGTTATTCGGAGAAGGAGATCCTCGATTACTTTTACGAGAAAGAGACGATCGTCGTTAAGGACAAGAGATTGTTCAAAGAAACTCCACTTGAACTGCTTCTGGGCCAGAAGGCCCCCTCTGACATTGTCAACGAAAAGACCGCCGAGATCCTTGTCAAAAAACACAAGAAGATCACAAAGGCCGTCATCAGGAAGATGGAGCAGGCCAATATCCATGAAATTCCCGTGACCGAAGAAGATGTCATCGGGAAGGCGGCCTCGGGCGACATCATCGATCCCAAGACCAAAGAGGTCCTCATACCCATCAACAAGGAGATCACGGCCGACGATCTTGAAAACCTTGTCGAAAAGAAGGTGAAAAGCTTCCAGATCCTTTTCATAGATAACTTCAATGTAAGCCCGTCACTGCGCAATACCCTCAATGTCGACAAGGTTTCCACGAAAGACGAGGCCCTTATCGAGATATACCGCAAATTGAGACCCGGTGACCCGCCGACCATCGAATTTGCCGAGACATTGATACAGAACATGTTCTTCAGCCCTGAGCGGTACGATCTTTCGCGGGTCGGCAGACTCAAGATCAACCATCGTCTGAGTCTCGACGTCGCCCTCGATATGACAATCCTCAGGAGAGAGGACATAATCGAGGTGGTGCGGCAGCTCTTGAAGCTGAAAGATGCCCGCGGGCCGGGGGATGACATCGACCATCTCGGCAACAGGAGGGTCCGCACGGTGGGCGAACTCCTCGAGAACCAGTTCAGGATGGGTCTTGTGCGCATGGAACGCGCCATCAAGGAAAGGCTGACCTTTCC
This Syntrophorhabdaceae bacterium DNA region includes the following protein-coding sequences:
- the nusG gene encoding transcription termination/antitermination protein NusG; its protein translation is MDKKWYVVHTYSGYEQKVKEMLEENIKITKMEEYFGDIIVPSEIIMEKVKGQVKKSQRTVFPGYIIVNMLMNDTTWHFVRNTPKVTGFVGYDKMNPPALPEKEVNDIINAIQEGKGKIKPKIRFEKGDGIKVTEGPFTNFTGNVEEIKPEKGKVKVLLNIFGRTTPVELDFIQIEKM
- the rplK gene encoding 50S ribosomal protein L11, yielding MAKKVIALVKLQLQAGQATPSPPVGPALGQHGVNIMEFCKAFNERTKSQEGTIIPALITIFSDRTFTFVTKTPPASFLIKKAAKLAKGAHAPRKETVGSITKSSVQEIAQLKMVDLNAKDLEGAMKIIEGSVRSMGLEVVEG
- the rplA gene encoding 50S ribosomal protein L1 — its product is MALAKKYVEARTKIDREKRYEIDEAMELLPQVCYAKFDETVELALRLGVDPRHADQMVRGSVALPNGLGKSVRVLVFAKGEKEKEAQDAGADTVGAEDLIEKIQKGWMDFDKAIATPDVMGMVSKLGKILGPRGLMPNPKVGTVTFDIAKTVKEMKAGRVEFRVDKAGNLHVPVGKISFGKEKLLENLKSLLDAVIRLKPPTSKGTYVKGMAISTTMSPGIKIDPSYARSLTK
- the rplL gene encoding 50S ribosomal protein L7/L12, translating into MSISREEVIQFIENMTVLELSEFVKELEDKFGVQAAMPMMAAGMGAGAAAAPAAEAAEEKTEFNVTLTGYEAEKKIQVIKVVRAITGLGLKEAKDLVEGVPKAVKEAVSKDEAANIKKQLEEVSGQVKVD
- the rplJ gene encoding 50S ribosomal protein L10, whose product is MERQKKTKVVEELGSRLKELDCLFLADYSGMNVAQVTKLRRELRNVGTEFTVVKNTLLRIASKGTKAEALYDKFDGPNAIICTNTDPIGPAKVIAGLAKEMPNLKMKAGYIGNRAITAEEIQKLATLPSREALLGKFVGLLKGQPTRLVYALSGNLNKLMLVLNSIKAQKEQA